In the Clostridium beijerinckii genome, one interval contains:
- a CDS encoding methyl-accepting chemotaxis protein → MYNKLKKVISNYPINTKFKITFSTILGLTSFLMVAVICIILFISSQTNSLYNGPYKVSETISNIRVNLQTIKMDMFRSITETDPGIKNFYLEQADTESIALSKNIEILKEIHKGDPSLLNEFLSNVKGLDDKREKLSDLLKSKTNQSVMKVSQDAYSSQIKESEECILKLFKSSQEDANSFVTNSNTYRNISLISITFIMIILIVISLLLIRVLNDVLLEGINHIKDIAKNLAHGNLKINTEYNAKDEMGEMSRDLTNSIGMLLSYINDITSTLERLADGDLDIHLDTSIAYIGDFNPIQKSIKNIIDSLNIIFQNMDQSISSISNGSEQLSSTTQILSEGSINQAGAVEELFTSFKKILQKVNNTTNNADKAKSFSINVKHIVEEGNEKMQILMESMKEITICSKQIAEIIKAIEEIASQTNLLALNAAIEAARAGEAGKGFAVVADEVRNLAEQSAEAVNNTSKIIKNSLHVVANGEKLATETAAALDIIVKNVDDTTNLVKEIAVASEDQTEAITEMTSKVDQISQVVQTNSATAEELAASTEELASQSQIIKTEISKYTLKNK, encoded by the coding sequence ATGTATAATAAATTAAAAAAAGTTATTAGTAACTATCCTATTAATACAAAATTCAAAATAACTTTTTCAACAATTTTAGGACTTACTTCTTTCCTTATGGTAGCTGTGATATGCATAATATTGTTTATTTCATCGCAAACAAATTCGCTATATAATGGACCATATAAAGTTTCTGAGACTATTTCTAATATTAGAGTAAACTTACAAACAATAAAAATGGACATGTTCAGATCAATCACAGAAACAGATCCAGGAATAAAGAACTTTTATCTAGAGCAAGCTGATACAGAATCTATAGCTCTTTCGAAAAATATAGAAATTTTAAAAGAAATACATAAGGGAGATCCATCTTTATTAAATGAATTTTTATCAAATGTAAAGGGTTTAGATGATAAGAGAGAAAAATTAAGTGACTTATTAAAATCAAAAACCAATCAGTCTGTAATGAAAGTCAGCCAAGATGCTTACTCTTCACAAATTAAAGAGTCTGAAGAATGTATACTTAAGCTTTTTAAGTCATCCCAAGAAGATGCTAATTCCTTTGTTACTAATTCAAATACTTATAGAAATATATCACTAATTTCTATTACGTTTATTATGATAATATTAATTGTGATATCATTATTGTTAATTAGGGTATTGAATGATGTATTACTTGAAGGGATTAATCATATTAAGGATATTGCAAAAAACCTAGCTCATGGAAATCTTAAGATAAATACTGAATATAATGCAAAAGATGAAATGGGTGAAATGTCCCGCGATTTAACTAATTCTATCGGAATGTTACTTTCTTATATTAATGATATAACAAGCACTTTGGAAAGATTAGCAGATGGAGATTTAGATATACATTTAGATACTTCAATAGCATATATAGGCGATTTTAATCCTATACAAAAATCAATAAAAAATATTATCGATTCTTTAAATATTATATTTCAGAATATGGATCAATCAATCTCATCAATTTCTAATGGTTCTGAGCAATTATCTTCAACTACCCAAATACTCTCTGAAGGCTCTATTAACCAGGCTGGTGCTGTTGAAGAGCTCTTTACTAGTTTTAAGAAAATACTGCAAAAGGTTAATAATACTACTAACAATGCAGATAAAGCTAAAAGTTTTTCCATTAATGTAAAACATATTGTAGAAGAAGGAAACGAAAAGATGCAAATATTGATGGAATCTATGAAAGAAATAACTATCTGCTCAAAACAAATTGCTGAAATTATAAAAGCAATAGAAGAAATTGCTTCTCAAACTAATCTTTTAGCATTAAACGCTGCTATTGAAGCAGCTAGAGCCGGTGAAGCTGGAAAAGGTTTTGCTGTAGTTGCAGACGAAGTCAGAAATCTTGCTGAACAATCTGCCGAAGCCGTAAACAATACTTCTAAGATTATAAAAAATTCATTGCATGTAGTAGCTAATGGAGAAAAGCTGGCTACAGAGACTGCTGCTGCATTAGATATAATAGTTAAAAATGTCGATGATACTACTAATTTAGTGAAAGAAATAGCTGTAGCCTCTGAAGACCAAACTGAAGCTATAACCGAAATGACCAGTAAGGTTGATCAAATTTCTCAAGTAGTTCAAACTAATTCTGCAACAGCAGAAGAACTAGCAGCATCTACAGAAGAATTAGCTTCTCAATCTCAGATAATAAAAACTGAAATATCAAAGTATACATTAAAAAACAAATAA
- a CDS encoding Cof-type HAD-IIB family hydrolase: MIKLIASDMDGTLLNTKHKIDKETVSAIKRAEKAGIIFAISTGREYDTVKPLLMENNIRCQCVLMNGAEYRDEDGNILEEINIELETATKIINILQREKVSARIFTNKGIYTTDTKEEALKEMAYRTLSFNPELTPEEALELAKVQPYFVQLNYISDLDKFLSSGIEIRKFVAFHKDIELINKMKKVIGELKGIAVSSSFRDNIEITDITAQKGIILAKVAEKMGFERDEVLVLGDSFNDYSMFTEFKESVAMGNAIPEIKEIAKYITDTNDNLGVAKAIYRVLEEQK, encoded by the coding sequence ATGATAAAACTTATTGCATCAGATATGGATGGGACACTGTTGAATACAAAACATAAAATAGATAAAGAGACCGTATCTGCTATTAAGCGCGCTGAGAAGGCAGGAATTATATTTGCAATTTCAACAGGAAGGGAATATGATACTGTTAAACCTCTTTTGATGGAAAATAATATAAGATGTCAATGTGTACTTATGAATGGGGCAGAGTATAGAGATGAGGATGGAAATATTCTAGAAGAGATAAATATAGAGCTAGAAACTGCAACTAAAATTATAAATATACTTCAAAGAGAAAAAGTATCTGCAAGAATATTTACTAATAAAGGAATATATACTACAGACACTAAAGAGGAAGCTTTAAAGGAAATGGCATATAGAACGTTATCCTTTAATCCAGAGCTTACTCCAGAAGAAGCTTTGGAACTTGCCAAAGTTCAACCATATTTTGTTCAACTTAATTATATTTCTGATTTGGATAAATTTTTAAGCAGTGGTATAGAAATTAGAAAGTTTGTAGCTTTCCATAAAGATATAGAGCTTATAAATAAAATGAAAAAAGTTATTGGAGAATTGAAAGGAATTGCTGTTTCATCTTCATTCAGGGATAATATAGAGATTACGGATATAACTGCTCAAAAGGGCATTATACTTGCAAAAGTAGCTGAAAAAATGGGATTTGAAAGAGATGAAGTTTTGGTGCTAGGAGATAGTTTTAACGATTATTCTATGTTTACAGAATTCAAAGAATCAGTTGCTATGGGAAATGCTATTCCTGAAATAAAAGAAATAGCAAAATATATAACTGATACAAATGACAATTTAGGAGTAGCAAAAGCAATATATAGAGTTTTAGAAGAACAGAAATAA
- a CDS encoding GntR family transcriptional regulator, translating into MQTKYEMVINILEKEMLEDRYSLSKKLPTEEELIKKFNVSKNTIRKAIEILVTKGYVYRVQGSGIFLREFAKNGCAQIRDINGLSKQYSNEKFESKVAEFSLINADEKLSNRMKCDIGTKIYYIKRVRYLNGDPIEIEESYYNKDIIPYLNEEICSKSIFDYITNDLKLKIGFADRIITSEKLTEEEASFLNLEKDDPALVLNNTIFLSSGIVFDISVEKFNYKNMKLISLTSIN; encoded by the coding sequence ATGCAAACAAAGTATGAAATGGTTATTAATATTTTAGAAAAAGAAATGTTGGAAGATAGATATAGTTTGAGTAAAAAACTTCCTACAGAAGAGGAACTGATAAAAAAATTTAATGTTAGCAAAAATACTATAAGAAAAGCTATAGAAATATTAGTGACTAAAGGTTATGTTTATAGAGTGCAAGGTAGTGGGATATTTTTAAGGGAGTTTGCAAAAAATGGTTGCGCCCAAATAAGAGATATAAATGGTTTATCAAAACAGTATTCTAATGAAAAGTTTGAAAGTAAGGTTGCTGAATTTTCGTTAATTAATGCAGATGAAAAATTATCAAATAGAATGAAATGTGATATTGGCACAAAGATATATTATATTAAAAGAGTAAGATATTTAAATGGAGATCCAATTGAAATAGAGGAATCTTACTATAATAAAGATATTATTCCTTATTTGAATGAAGAAATATGTAGTAAGTCTATATTTGATTACATTACAAATGATTTAAAATTAAAAATAGGATTTGCGGATAGAATAATAACTTCTGAAAAATTAACTGAAGAAGAAGCAAGTTTTTTGAACTTGGAAAAAGATGATCCAGCTTTAGTTTTAAATAATACTATATTTTTAAGTAGTGGAATAGTATTTGATATTTCTGTAGAGAAATTTAACTATAAAAATATGAAATTGATAAGCTTGACTAGTATTAACTAA
- a CDS encoding CAP domain-containing protein: MKKTFFTRITSAVIVATTIATLSPLEASAEWTQNDDRTWSYKEGNKVARGWKNISNEWYYFNESGRMKTDWTYDKGNWYYLNDSGVMQEGWNNINGTWYYFNNNGVMQIGWIQDNNKWYYMNSNGAMQTGIQNIAGKVYCFDESGKLIESSNDSGQLLTNSAYDGQASNNTVDINGLPQLPRNYSISIQTMAENKIFELMNEKRTEAGLNPLVMDNELVQVARYKSNHMIQYNYFDHTTPEGNNWTSWLKAINYEYTTTGENIAYNNYEPVELFNQWWNSPGHKANMMNPSYTKVGIGVISGSDKYMGTQTFSN, from the coding sequence ATGAAGAAAACTTTTTTTACAAGAATTACAAGTGCGGTTATTGTGGCTACAACAATTGCTACACTATCACCGTTAGAAGCATCTGCGGAATGGACTCAAAATGATGATAGAACATGGAGCTATAAAGAAGGAAACAAGGTAGCTAGAGGATGGAAGAATATTTCAAATGAATGGTATTATTTTAATGAAAGCGGAAGAATGAAAACAGATTGGACTTATGACAAAGGAAACTGGTATTATTTAAATGATTCAGGAGTAATGCAAGAAGGTTGGAATAATATCAATGGAACCTGGTATTATTTTAATAATAATGGAGTGATGCAAATAGGTTGGATTCAGGATAATAATAAATGGTATTATATGAATAGCAATGGAGCAATGCAAACAGGAATTCAAAATATTGCGGGAAAGGTTTATTGCTTTGATGAGTCTGGAAAGTTAATAGAATCATCAAATGATTCAGGCCAACTGTTGACTAACTCAGCATACGATGGACAAGCTAGTAATAATACTGTTGATATAAATGGACTTCCTCAATTACCAAGAAACTATTCTATAAGCATACAAACAATGGCAGAAAATAAAATTTTTGAGTTAATGAATGAAAAAAGAACTGAAGCAGGTCTAAATCCTTTAGTTATGGATAATGAGTTAGTTCAAGTAGCTAGGTATAAGAGTAACCATATGATACAATACAATTATTTCGACCATACTACTCCAGAGGGCAATAATTGGACAAGCTGGCTAAAAGCAATTAACTATGAATATACTACAACTGGAGAAAATATAGCATACAACAATTATGAACCAGTTGAATTATTCAATCAGTGGTGGAATTCGCCGGGGCATAAGGCAAATATGATGAATCCTTCTTACACTAAGGTTGGTATAGGTGTAATTAGTGGTAGTGATAAATATATGGGAACTCAGACTTTTTCAAATTAA
- a CDS encoding PHP domain-containing protein produces MYKKGDFHIHSTFSDGKCTPRELVILSQKREVDIISITDHNSTSGLDEAVMAGEDLGVRVIPGVELSTKYNSSRVHVLGYFKDDSYKNELLVEVLKNVKNHKISNIKKLLGKNLDFYNTKDKLSVETGIKILKFFGATVVLAHPVLLNKSDFEKIIEMDFDGLEAKYFSNTENDTEYFLKVASDRNLLYTAGSDFHSCKEFYRIHGIIGDVYLNESEIYNFLIRGKLPYL; encoded by the coding sequence ATGTATAAAAAAGGTGATTTCCATATCCATTCAACTTTCTCAGATGGAAAGTGTACCCCTAGGGAGCTTGTTATTCTTTCCCAAAAAAGAGAGGTGGATATTATTTCTATAACAGATCATAATAGTACATCTGGTTTAGATGAAGCTGTCATGGCTGGTGAAGATCTTGGTGTAAGAGTCATTCCTGGCGTTGAACTTTCAACTAAATACAATTCTTCCAGAGTTCATGTTTTAGGCTACTTTAAAGATGATAGCTACAAAAATGAGCTTTTAGTTGAAGTATTAAAAAATGTAAAGAATCATAAAATTTCAAATATAAAAAAATTGCTAGGAAAAAATCTAGATTTTTATAATACTAAGGATAAACTTTCTGTAGAGACTGGCATAAAAATTCTAAAGTTTTTTGGAGCTACAGTGGTTTTGGCACATCCTGTACTTTTAAACAAATCTGATTTTGAAAAAATCATAGAAATGGACTTTGATGGACTTGAAGCTAAATACTTCAGTAATACAGAAAATGATACCGAATACTTCTTAAAAGTAGCCAGTGATAGAAACTTACTTTACACAGCCGGGTCAGATTTCCACAGTTGCAAAGAATTTTATAGAATTCATGGGATAATAGGTGACGTTTATCTAAATGAATCTGAAATATATAATTTTTTGATACGTGGTAAGTTGCCATACTTGTAA
- a CDS encoding HD-GYP domain-containing protein, which produces MLEQYNDDMYHGVVRSMVATLEAKDFYTYGHSTRVADMAYKLGEVLGMTTEELELIHIAGDLHDIGKIGVPDNILNKPDSLEVGEWELMKNHPYIGYNILSKTSTFEDISRIVLYHHERWDGKGYPKGLKEEEIPFASRILAVCDSIDAMKSDRPYRKSISDELCKDEIKKNKGIMYDSKIAECMLNNWNKIVNELYN; this is translated from the coding sequence ATATTGGAACAATATAATGATGATATGTATCATGGTGTTGTAAGAAGTATGGTTGCAACCTTGGAAGCAAAAGACTTCTATACATATGGTCATTCGACTAGAGTAGCAGATATGGCATATAAATTAGGAGAAGTCTTGGGAATGACAACGGAAGAGCTCGAATTAATACATATAGCAGGAGATCTGCATGATATTGGTAAAATTGGAGTGCCGGATAACATTCTAAATAAACCAGATAGCCTGGAAGTAGGTGAATGGGAATTAATGAAGAATCATCCGTATATTGGATATAATATACTAAGTAAAACAAGTACGTTTGAAGATATTTCTAGGATAGTCTTATATCATCACGAGAGATGGGATGGAAAAGGATATCCTAAAGGATTAAAGGAAGAAGAAATACCGTTTGCATCAAGAATATTAGCAGTTTGTGATTCTATAGATGCAATGAAAAGTGATAGGCCGTATAGAAAATCCATAAGTGATGAGTTATGCAAAGATGAAATAAAGAAGAATAAAGGAATAATGTATGATTCGAAAATAGCAGAATGCATGCTCAACAATTGGAATAAAATAGTTAATGAACTTTATAATTAG
- a CDS encoding HD-GYP domain-containing protein: protein MSMLFSSEVYHDIIESMVAALDAKDIYTAGHSTRVGNMANKLGMYLGIQNEELEILHIAGHLHDIGKIGVPDSVLNKRGKLDLQEWELMKKHPEIGYKILSKVKSLDIISKIVLHHHERWDGRGYPNGLCKEEIPLGSRIIAVCDSIDAMKSNRPYRKLISDEECKNEIIKNKGIMYDPEIVDCIIKNWGEITQEYDPNNEFYIVI, encoded by the coding sequence ATGAGTATGTTATTTAGTAGTGAAGTTTACCACGATATAATAGAAAGTATGGTTGCAGCATTGGATGCAAAAGATATTTACACCGCTGGACACTCTACTAGAGTTGGAAATATGGCGAATAAGCTTGGTATGTATTTAGGGATACAGAACGAAGAATTAGAGATTTTGCACATTGCAGGGCATTTGCATGATATAGGTAAGATTGGGGTTCCTGATAGTGTTCTAAATAAGAGAGGTAAACTTGACCTACAAGAGTGGGAACTTATGAAGAAGCATCCAGAGATAGGGTATAAAATATTAAGCAAAGTAAAAAGCTTAGATATTATTTCAAAAATAGTACTACATCATCATGAAAGATGGGATGGGAGAGGATATCCAAATGGATTATGTAAGGAAGAGATACCATTAGGATCTAGAATAATAGCAGTTTGTGATTCTATTGATGCTATGAAAAGTAATAGACCTTATAGAAAATTAATAAGCGATGAAGAATGTAAGAATGAAATAATTAAAAATAAAGGTATAATGTATGATCCTGAAATAGTAGATTGTATCATTAAAAATTGGGGCGAAATTACACAAGAATATGATCCTAATAATGAATTCTATATTGTGATTTAA
- a CDS encoding calcium-translocating P-type ATPase, PMCA-type, which translates to MKYFNKDIESVLEELDVDLEIGLNDSSIRERTEKYGKNEFTHKKEGNIFEEIKNALLEPMMLILLIAALVSAIIGEYYDSVGIVCAVAIGITIGIITEGKSKKAAEALAKMTEDIVVKVLRNGKVTQVGKNDLVPGDIIYLETGDMIPADGRFIETIDLKVREDMLTGESEDVTKNAQVIVNMEEIQVKENKEMQDPIPAKQINMGFGGTLIAYGRATMVVTSTGDNTEMGKIAQTLQIDEEETPLQRKLGDLGKTITKISSVIAGLLFIFMVTKMIISGNLNINTSGVISFLNSIDPVKTAFVVCIALIVAAVPEGLPTMINMTLAITMQKMAKINALVTKKEACETIGSVSVICSDKTGTLTENRMTVENLYLNGKFFDDKNDIDDYFIKNCLVNSTADISFEGDKLNYLGNSTECALLSYLEEYDYKQERKESEVIHQIPFNSENKFMATVMKIKGMNVVLVKGAPEILLSNATNEVINNKFIDLTQERKNEIIKEIQKLQAKSMRILGFGFRIIEDVEAEAAITSEISILKPKLLDGENGLIFSGFVAIRDPLREDVAKAIEAAKRAGIETKMLTGDNINTAIAIGNELGMLKGGKKAVEATYIDTLNDKELRNEIENIAIVARSKPETKMRIVEALQSNGEVVGVTGDGINDAPALTKADVGIAMGISGSEVSKNAADIILTDDNFTTIIDGIKWGRGVYENFQRFIQFQITVNIIAFLVAIISQILNFEMPFTTIQLLWINIIMDGPPALVLGLEPIRKNVFNRKPVNRNSSIITKGMITSIILNAIYVTSILLIQMKYNILGASTEKNGFASEMETVLFGLFAFSALFNAFNCREFGAESIFPNFFKNKIAIQVIFITGLAQIIFTQVFTTFFSSVALSVIMWSKVLGLAFMVIVVNEVIKFIIRMFRK; encoded by the coding sequence ATGAAATATTTTAATAAAGATATAGAATCAGTTTTAGAAGAACTAGATGTCGATCTAGAGATTGGCCTAAATGATTCATCCATAAGAGAGAGAACTGAGAAGTATGGAAAAAATGAATTTACTCATAAAAAAGAAGGAAATATATTTGAAGAAATAAAAAATGCATTATTGGAACCAATGATGCTTATTCTTTTGATAGCGGCTTTAGTTAGTGCAATTATTGGAGAATATTATGATTCAGTTGGAATAGTATGTGCTGTTGCAATTGGAATAACTATCGGAATAATTACAGAAGGAAAATCAAAAAAAGCAGCAGAAGCTTTGGCCAAAATGACAGAAGATATTGTTGTAAAGGTGTTGAGAAACGGCAAAGTAACTCAAGTAGGAAAAAATGACTTAGTTCCAGGAGATATCATATATCTTGAAACAGGAGACATGATACCAGCAGACGGAAGATTTATTGAGACAATAGATTTAAAGGTTAGGGAAGATATGTTGACTGGTGAATCAGAAGATGTTACAAAAAATGCTCAAGTAATTGTCAATATGGAGGAAATACAAGTAAAAGAAAATAAAGAAATGCAGGATCCAATTCCAGCAAAGCAAATTAATATGGGATTTGGCGGAACTCTAATTGCTTACGGTAGGGCGACAATGGTTGTAACTTCAACTGGTGATAATACTGAAATGGGTAAAATAGCTCAAACTCTTCAAATAGATGAAGAAGAAACACCTCTCCAAAGAAAATTGGGGGATTTGGGTAAGACAATCACTAAAATATCAAGCGTTATAGCAGGTTTACTATTTATATTTATGGTTACCAAAATGATTATATCTGGTAATTTGAATATAAATACATCAGGAGTAATATCGTTTTTAAATTCTATAGATCCTGTTAAAACTGCTTTTGTTGTATGTATTGCTTTAATAGTCGCAGCGGTGCCAGAAGGGTTGCCAACTATGATTAATATGACATTAGCAATAACGATGCAAAAGATGGCTAAGATTAATGCGTTAGTAACAAAAAAAGAGGCTTGTGAAACTATAGGCTCAGTTAGCGTTATTTGTTCAGATAAAACAGGTACTTTAACTGAGAATAGGATGACTGTAGAGAATCTTTATTTAAATGGAAAGTTCTTTGATGATAAAAATGATATAGATGATTATTTTATAAAAAATTGCCTTGTGAACTCAACGGCTGATATAAGTTTTGAGGGAGATAAGTTAAATTACTTAGGTAATTCAACAGAATGTGCACTACTTTCATATCTAGAGGAATATGATTATAAACAGGAAAGAAAAGAAAGTGAAGTGATTCATCAAATACCGTTTAACTCTGAAAATAAATTCATGGCTACTGTTATGAAGATTAAAGGAATGAATGTAGTACTCGTAAAAGGAGCGCCTGAAATACTGTTATCAAATGCTACTAATGAAGTTATAAATAATAAATTTATAGATCTTACACAAGAGAGAAAAAATGAAATAATAAAAGAAATACAGAAACTACAGGCTAAATCTATGAGAATTCTAGGGTTTGGATTTAGGATTATTGAAGATGTAGAAGCAGAGGCTGCGATTACAAGTGAGATAAGTATTTTAAAACCTAAACTATTAGATGGAGAAAATGGACTAATATTCAGTGGTTTTGTTGCCATAAGAGATCCACTAAGGGAAGATGTAGCTAAAGCTATAGAAGCAGCTAAAAGAGCTGGTATTGAAACTAAGATGTTGACTGGGGATAATATAAATACAGCCATAGCAATAGGAAATGAGCTTGGAATGCTTAAGGGTGGAAAAAAAGCAGTGGAAGCTACATATATTGATACTTTAAATGATAAAGAATTAAGAAATGAGATTGAAAATATAGCTATTGTAGCTAGAAGTAAGCCGGAGACAAAAATGAGAATTGTTGAAGCTCTTCAAAGCAATGGGGAAGTAGTTGGAGTAACTGGTGATGGTATAAATGATGCACCAGCATTAACAAAGGCAGACGTCGGAATAGCTATGGGTATTTCAGGATCAGAAGTTTCTAAAAATGCTGCAGATATAATATTAACAGATGATAATTTTACTACTATCATTGATGGAATAAAGTGGGGAAGAGGCGTGTATGAAAATTTTCAAAGATTCATACAATTTCAGATTACTGTAAACATAATAGCATTTTTAGTTGCAATAATTTCACAAATATTAAATTTTGAAATGCCATTTACTACGATTCAATTACTGTGGATTAACATAATAATGGATGGACCGCCAGCACTAGTTCTAGGTTTGGAACCAATTAGAAAGAATGTTTTTAATAGAAAACCTGTAAATAGAAATTCAAGTATAATTACAAAAGGTATGATTACTTCAATAATATTAAATGCAATATATGTTACATCAATTTTACTCATACAGATGAAGTACAATATCTTAGGAGCATCCACAGAAAAAAACGGATTTGCAAGTGAGATGGAAACTGTTTTATTTGGATTATTTGCATTTAGTGCACTATTTAATGCATTTAACTGCAGAGAATTTGGGGCAGAAAGTATATTTCCTAACTTTTTTAAGAACAAGATAGCTATTCAAGTAATATTTATAACTGGATTGGCTCAAATAATATTTACTCAAGTATTTACTACTTTCTTTAGTTCAGTTGCTTTATCGGTGATAATGTGGAGTAAAGTTCTAGGGTTAGCATTTATGGTTATAGTAGTAAATGAAGTTATAAAATTTATTATAAGAATGTTTAGAAAATAA
- the recQ gene encoding DNA helicase RecQ — MDTKQKIFYALKKYYGFDTLRRGQFEIINSILNGVDTFCLMPTGAGKSICYQIPAIIMQGVTIVISPLISLMKDQVDNLVGAGIKAAYINSTQNMDTIRSILIEASMGEYKIIYISPERLESKIFRELIKDLHICQIAIDEAHCVSQWGHDFRQSYLGISDFYKSLKVKPIISAFTATATSEVREDSIKLLGLEKPYIYKGDINRENLSLNILKEVDKIETVKDIIRKNEGESGIVYCASRNEVDNLYYYLRDLGFNVGKYHGGLKDEEKERFQEEFLYENLDVIIATNAFGMGIDKSNIRFIVHFTFPQNLESYYQEIGRGGRDGENCDCYLFYCEEDISRVEYIINRSSSMNRREIQLRKFQFMIDYCNLKECYRKYILNYFGNDRKLNYCNKCSNCLNDDELKDFTKESQMILSTVFRTKEQYGISVLVDILKGFKGPKIIQNNLDKVTTYGIMKEYGSTFIKELIKRLLDDGYVDLKEGTYSMLKLNSRSIRVLKSKESVVFKILDSREPIINTELFEALKSWRKDRAYKDKIKPYIIFSDTSLIAISNSRPRTLDELLEIRGVGTKKIEAYGGELLNIIKMFAQKEAN, encoded by the coding sequence ATGGATACTAAACAAAAGATATTTTATGCTTTAAAAAAATACTACGGATTTGATACTCTAAGAAGAGGGCAGTTCGAGATTATAAATAGTATTTTAAATGGTGTGGATACTTTTTGTCTTATGCCTACAGGGGCAGGGAAATCTATTTGTTACCAGATTCCAGCTATAATTATGCAAGGTGTAACTATAGTTATATCTCCTTTAATATCGCTTATGAAGGACCAAGTGGACAATCTAGTTGGGGCTGGGATTAAAGCCGCATATATAAATAGTACTCAGAATATGGACACTATAAGAAGTATATTAATTGAAGCATCTATGGGGGAGTACAAGATAATATATATATCACCAGAAAGATTAGAATCCAAAATATTTAGAGAATTGATTAAAGATCTTCATATATGCCAAATTGCTATAGATGAAGCACATTGTGTATCTCAGTGGGGGCATGATTTTAGGCAGAGTTATTTAGGAATATCAGATTTTTATAAAAGTCTTAAAGTTAAACCTATAATATCAGCGTTCACTGCAACAGCAACAAGTGAAGTTAGAGAAGACTCAATCAAATTATTGGGGTTAGAGAAACCTTATATATATAAAGGCGATATTAATAGGGAAAATCTTAGTCTTAATATACTTAAGGAAGTAGATAAGATTGAAACTGTTAAGGATATAATTAGAAAAAATGAAGGTGAATCTGGTATTGTATACTGCGCGTCAAGAAACGAAGTAGATAATTTATATTATTATTTAAGGGACCTAGGATTTAATGTTGGTAAGTATCATGGTGGACTCAAAGATGAAGAGAAAGAAAGATTTCAAGAAGAGTTTTTATATGAGAATTTAGATGTAATTATTGCGACTAATGCATTTGGAATGGGAATAGATAAGTCAAATATTAGATTCATAGTACATTTTACTTTTCCTCAAAACTTAGAATCGTATTATCAAGAGATAGGAAGAGGAGGAAGAGATGGAGAGAACTGTGACTGTTACTTATTTTATTGTGAAGAAGATATAAGTAGAGTGGAATATATTATAAATAGAAGTTCTTCCATGAATAGGAGAGAAATTCAGCTTAGAAAGTTCCAATTTATGATTGATTATTGTAATTTAAAGGAATGCTATAGAAAATATATATTGAATTACTTTGGAAATGATCGGAAGCTAAATTACTGTAATAAATGCAGTAACTGCTTAAACGATGATGAATTAAAAGATTTTACAAAAGAAAGTCAGATGATTTTATCCACAGTTTTTAGAACAAAAGAACAGTATGGAATATCAGTTCTTGTGGATATTTTGAAAGGTTTTAAGGGACCTAAAATAATACAAAATAATTTAGATAAAGTTACAACATACGGAATAATGAAGGAATATGGAAGCACCTTTATAAAAGAGTTGATAAAAAGATTACTAGATGATGGATACGTTGATTTGAAAGAAGGCACATATTCAATGTTAAAACTTAATTCTAGATCAATTAGGGTTTTGAAAAGTAAGGAATCGGTTGTATTTAAGATATTAGATAGTAGGGAACCTATAATAAATACAGAGCTATTTGAAGCTTTAAAATCTTGGAGAAAAGATAGGGCATATAAGGATAAAATAAAGCCTTATATAATATTTTCGGATACAAGTCTGATTGCAATATCTAATAGCAGACCTAGAACATTAGATGAATTGTTGGAGATCAGAGGAGTTGGAACAAAAAAAATTGAAGCTTATGGGGGAGAGTTATTAAATATAATAAAAATGTTTGCTCAAAAAGAAGCTAATTAA